GAGGAGGTCGTCGTCGTGGCTGATGAGCAGGACGATGGCGCCGTCGTCGGCGACGCGGCGGATCTGGTCGGAAATGGACTGCAGGTGGCGGCGATCGACGCCGGAGCTCGGCTCGTCGAAGACGACGATCCGGCGGCCGGCGACGCGGACGGCCGCGACGACGAGGCGCTGCTGCTGACCGCCGGACAGTGACAGCGGATGCCGTTCGGCGAAAGCAGTGAGGTCGAGGGCGTCGAGGATCTCCTCCGTCTGAGGTGCCCGGCTGTGGGCGGCGGCGAGGTGGATCTCGGCCTGAACGCTGTCGGTGAACAGCTGACGCTGCACGTCTTGCATGACGATCGCGCTCGCCCGCTGCCGCGCTCTGGCGCCCAGTACCTTTCCGTCGAGGCGTACGACGCCGGTGCTGCGCTGCAGGCCAGTCACTACCCGGGCGAGGGTGGTCTTTCCTGCGCCGTTGACGCCGCGAATCGCGGTGACCGTACCGGCGGAGAACGCGATGCGGTCGATATCGAGCACCGCGCGCCCGCCGAGGTGACAGCGGATCGCCTCGAGTTCGAGCTCGGCTTCGGGAACATCGGACGCGTCGACGCCACCGGCGATGCTTGGTCCGGAGGCCGGGACGACGGGCAGATCGACCGCGGCCACGACTCCCCGCAGCCCCTCACGCGCAAGCTCCTCGTCCGGCACTGCGCGGAACTGAGCGGCGGTCCATTCGACGTCGATCGCACCGTCACGCATGACGATCACGCGGTCGACGAGGTCCTCCAGGTAGCGGATGCGGTGCTCGGCGACCACGATCGTCACTCCCCTGGCTTTGAGGTCTGCAAGGGTGACCGTCAGCCGGCGCACGGCGTCGGCTGAGAGGTTCGAGCTGGGCTCGTCGAGCAGGAGGATGCGGGGCCAGTGCGCGGTCGCGGCGACGATCGCGACCTGCTGCTGCTGCCCGCCGGACAGATCCCGCAACCGCTGTCCGACCGGCACGCCTGCGGAGAGGTCCACGACCGCCTTGGTGACCCTGGTCCGGATCTCCTCGGGTTCGACGCCGAAGTTCTCCATTGCGAAGGCGACCTCTTCCGGGACGCTGTCGGTGAAGAACTGACGCCGGGGATGCTGCAGCACCGTCCCGGTGAGGAGGCCAATCGCATCGAGTTCCGCGTCAGCGGTGATCAGCCCGTCGACGGTGACGATGCCGGCGAGGATGCCGTCGTCGTGGAAATGCGGGATGAGACCGTTCATGAGCCTCAGGGCAGTGGATTTGCCGGACCCTGACGCACCGCACAGAATCACGAACTCGCCGGGGACGACATGCAGGTCGAGGTCGCGCAGGCTCGGCTGCTCGGCGTGTGGATAAGTCCAGTAGGTGTGGTCTATGCGGATCATGTCAGCGGCGCCGGAAGGATCAGGGCCGCCGTGACGAGCACGGCGACAACGAGGACGAGGATGAGGTCGGCATTTCCCAGGCGCGGCGGGTGCATGGCCGTGGGGATGCGGTGCGAGCCGAGCCCGCGGAGAATGGCGGAGGCCGAGAGATCTTCGCTGGCGCGCAGACTCGCGGCGATCATAGGCACGGTGAACCGCTCCAGGGTGAGGACCGGGTGGCGCAGCAGCCCGCTCGCGCCTGCGAGCCCGCGCAGCCGCATCGCATCCAGCACTGACGCGGCCTCGGAACTGACCACGGGGAAGAACCGCAGCATGACAGCGAGGGTCACCGAGATCGGACGTGGGATCCGCCAGGCCCGGAATGCGGCGGCGAGCTGAGTCGGAGAGGTCGTGCCGATCAGGTGCATACCGACGCCGATCGCGGCGGCGAAACGGATCAGGTAGGTGCACGCGAGTGCCACGATCGCTGTGAAGGCGTTTGGCCACCACAGTGGCAGCATCCAGCCGAGAACTCCCATCACCGTCGCGGTCGCCATCAGCCCGAGCGCGCGCGTCCATGCTCGCTCCGACAGAGCGAGTATGACTGCCACGAGCAGCACGAACGGGACGAAGCGCAGCCCGCCAGGACTCATCACGGCGATG
The DNA window shown above is from Microbacterium murale and carries:
- a CDS encoding energy-coupling factor transporter transmembrane component T, with protein sequence MPETEPPAAVMRRQGGLDPRSKILLVLVCSIAVMSPGGLRFVPFVLLVAVILALSERAWTRALGLMATATVMGVLGWMLPLWWPNAFTAIVALACTYLIRFAAAIGVGMHLIGTTSPTQLAAAFRAWRIPRPISVTLAVMLRFFPVVSSEAASVLDAMRLRGLAGASGLLRHPVLTLERFTVPMIAASLRASEDLSASAILRGLGSHRIPTAMHPPRLGNADLILVLVVAVLVTAALILPAPLT
- a CDS encoding ABC transporter ATP-binding protein, whose amino-acid sequence is MIRIDHTYWTYPHAEQPSLRDLDLHVVPGEFVILCGASGSGKSTALRLMNGLIPHFHDDGILAGIVTVDGLITADAELDAIGLLTGTVLQHPRRQFFTDSVPEEVAFAMENFGVEPEEIRTRVTKAVVDLSAGVPVGQRLRDLSGGQQQQVAIVAATAHWPRILLLDEPSSNLSADAVRRLTVTLADLKARGVTIVVAEHRIRYLEDLVDRVIVMRDGAIDVEWTAAQFRAVPDEELAREGLRGVVAAVDLPVVPASGPSIAGGVDASDVPEAELELEAIRCHLGGRAVLDIDRIAFSAGTVTAIRGVNGAGKTTLARVVTGLQRSTGVVRLDGKVLGARARQRASAIVMQDVQRQLFTDSVQAEIHLAAAHSRAPQTEEILDALDLTAFAERHPLSLSGGQQQRLVVAAVRVAGRRIVVFDEPSSGVDRRHLQSISDQIRRVADDGAIVLLISHDDDLLALTADCQLTLAPAIPDSVSDVTATTAQDMSSKEIR